Part of the Burkholderia humptydooensis genome, CGGCGCCGAAGGGCTGACCGACGCCGTGCTCGCCGAGATCGAGGTCCACCTCGCCGCGCACCAGTTGATCAAGATCCGCGTGTTCGGCGACGAACGCGACGAGCGCGTCGCGATCTACGACGAAATCTGCGATCGCCTGAACGCCGCGCCGATCCAGCACATCGGCAAGCTGCTCGTGATCTGGAAGCCCGAGCAGGCCGAAGCGGCGCCGCAGCGCGGCCGCCGCGGCATGCCGAGCGCGCGCGAGGCGGCCCGCGCGGGCGCCGCGCAGCCCGAGGCCGCGAAGGGCCGCGCGCCGCGCGTCGTCAAGGTGATCAAGCAATCGCCCAACGCGCCCGCCGTGCGCCGGCCGAAGCCGCAGGCCGTTCGCGTGCTCGGCAACGAGCGCGTGACGGCAGGCGGCAACGTGAAGCGCGCGAAAAAGCGCCAGTCGAGCGCGAAGCGCCAGCATCAGAACGAGAAGTGATCGCCGCCGGGCGCGTCGCGCGGCCGGATCGGCCCGTCGGCGGGCCCGCGCACC contains:
- a CDS encoding YhbY family RNA-binding protein: MPALSLSPAERSALRSEAHALKPVVLIGAEGLTDAVLAEIEVHLAAHQLIKIRVFGDERDERVAIYDEICDRLNAAPIQHIGKLLVIWKPEQAEAAPQRGRRGMPSAREAARAGAAQPEAAKGRAPRVVKVIKQSPNAPAVRRPKPQAVRVLGNERVTAGGNVKRAKKRQSSAKRQHQNEK